GTGGTGTGCCAGAAGACAGAACATGTGTTGAGACTCACCCTCAGGGAGCCATATGCCTTATTTGGAGGTGGTTGCACCGAGACCCACTTGGCGGCTTATGTCAGACACAAGGTGAGATCCAGAGTATCGATGAATATTACGGCCAAGTCGTATTGTTTTCACTTATTTTTACAGTGATCACATAAAACttgactgttgtgttttcctctcagtgCACAGACGAAGTAACGGAGTCTGCAGCAGTATTAGAGTGCTCACAGTCAGAGTACCTTCTCGGCATGGACCAATTCTGCAGCTCTCTGGAGTCTGTGGCCAAATCACTGGAGCACAACGGTGGGAATTCTTTAATTGATCTGACTCATGCTCACCACTGGACCCTGCCTGCAGATGTGTTGAACAGATGCGTAGAGGAGAGCTTGGGCTTCTGTGGCTGTGGACTGGTGGAAGGAGGCTCAAGTAAGAAGTGGACTTACCTAAAAACTAAATATGCTAAGTTCTCCCCTGCGGCCCTCACTACAGATTCTCCTGTGCAGCCAGGTGTGCTGGACTCCTTCACAGCTAAACTCAACGCGTTGCAAGTGGCTGTAGAAACTGCTAATCTCGCACTAGATGTGAGATACATAATTAAAGATGTGAACTAGTAGAATAAGTATTTTTGTCTCGTGCTAGATTCTAGTTTGTGAAGACGAAAGTGAagaattcatgtttttactgtttttacaGTTCCTGGGAATTTTCTTAATTTCCTTTATtctgttgttgtggttttagGCTTTACCTCTATGCTAAGTCTGTGACTTGTCATAATGTTATATTACTAAAAAGTaatgattaattattaataataataataataataataataaaagtccttttttaaatttaaatctgtaGTTCATCGGAAATTTTCCAACATTTTATGATCGACTAGCTCACCTTAACTTCCAGCCTGTTACACTTCAAAGACTTAAAATCCTCTCTAAATAAAGTGTGATAGAGCTTTCATATTTAATGAATCTATAGAATGTGGCTTCTATGGAACAATTTACCAAACTGCTGTAGTTACCATTGGTTAGCACTGGGAGTTGCTACATCCAATGCTGCCACATATTTTGTTGCCAACACAACACCGAAAAGCACAACCAGCATTTTCTGAATGATACATTTTAAAGTATTACCAGTCTCCACATGCTGACTGGTGAAATAAAGTCACACCTGACAGGTATGAAATACAAAGACAAACCCTCATGACATGTTGTCTACAGACATTCTGACAGGCCTCATCCACTGAACCTTGATCTAAGGTACAATCACTGCAAGATATGATATTTGtcctatatttatattttaacataATAACTTATATTTtgaatgaatatattttaaGTACAGTACCGCACTACTTTTCAAATACACATCAAACAGACCCAAACCAAGGCATATGTCTGTTTTTACCTGTGATGTACCTATGCAAAAGGTCCCAAGCAGTAGGTGCTTCCACGTCATGGAGGGTCTTTGCGAGGCACAAGCAATAACAGTAGCGGGATGAGGAGAGCCGGTATCTCCCGGAGGAACCAGGCCACTCTGGTTGAGACCGTCCTCGCTGAAGTGGAGGGTACCATGGCGGCCATAGTAGGTTTGCGTCTTCCTGTAATGGACCACGTGCCACGGTCCTATCAGGATGATCCCACAGCTCGGGCAGGGGACTAAGTTCCCTTAGCAGTGCATGTCGCAGGTCTGTGTCTCAGGGTCAGTGTTGCAGTGATCTTTTCTGCTCATAAACTCTTCTTAGGCATTTGTATAAAGTTAAATAGATCTTAAAAAGCCTCCCTGACTCCTCCCAAATCAAAGAGAGAGGTGTGTCAGCCTGCTGAAACATGAGACTGCTCCCTTTTTCACAGCATCGGCACAAACATTTCTAAAGGTGAGGTTATCATTATCCTTCCCGCCTTGGAATGAAGCACTGATGTCAAAATGCTTTGCATCACAAAGATTCAATAACAGTGGACTAAATTTAATTGAAGTTTATAATCACTATAAACGTCAGGTGCTACAGTTGTTTGGATCTtgtttacagacacacagacatttgcGGCAATGTCAAATCGGGTGGCTACGTTTATGAATAAATCTGCAAAGTGTCGGGAGAACTGCTGAAGTTTGTCCAGTCCGACCAGAGCAGGTGGAAGGCACTTGAAAATGACACAATCATCCTAACTTATGAAGTTACAATCATATCATCAAAGTCCAGATACAGATACAAACGCtgatttcattatttacctAATTTGCTTCAATCAGCTACATGTGAACACATTCATAGTCTGTAGTAAAGCattgaatttttgttttgttcccttgattgtgattttaaatgtgtcattagGATACAATAGTGAAATAAACGTGATCATTAACTTTAGGTCAGGCCACCTCAGTATAAACAGGACCAACAATCTAATAAGCCTGTGACTGTAGTTCCTCTAAGTTATAACCTGTTCCTCCTGATCTGACCATTTGCCAAAAGTACTTTTTGAAAACATTACACAGCAACTGAATATTGATGAACAATAAAACCTGGCTGGACAGGAACTTTTGTTATAATCTGAGGATTATCACACAATGGTATTCTTTAATTTGATGACATGGAGACTAGCACTAGGTTTgacataaaatgtttaatagAACATATTAGGTCGGCTGGATATTTATAGTCATCTTCAGCTAGTATGAAGCCTCCTACCTCTGATGCTGCTAGTCTGGCaggagcatgtgtgtttgttgaaaatTGAGTCAATGAAATGTTTAGAGTTTCTGTTGATTCAACTTGTTTCTGATATTTGGCAAAACCCAAGATGAAATAATAGAAACCCCTCTcagtaaaatacaatacaattgaaAAGCACTGCAGAACAACAGTTTGAATCAACACTTATCTTAAAACAAAACgcattgaacataatgatcttCATGAAGTGAGGATTTCTTGCAGGACTGTTGTATTATCATTTAGCTTGATGCACTTAATAAACTAgcatctattatatatatatatattcctacTTTAGTCTCTGTGAAGAAGTAACcatgtgttctttgtgttttctcattatCCACCAGCTGCAtagctccctctgctggtgccATTTCTAATAATCGCCACAGTAATTTGATTAAAAGGATAAACGTTGTAGATATTTATTATAGCCAGGATAATTTTACCAGTTAAAACAGTGTATGCAGCACTGGGTTGATAATGGGCCAGTTCCCAACCTGACTAACCTCACTCACTATGTTAGAACGGTTGCAGCGCTGACATTTACTGCAACAGTGAACTATAAAAGAACATATATGAACCAAGTCAGCATTTTGTGTGATTGCAGACACTAGAAGAAGCAGACGCCAGGGCAGACAGGCTTTTCagtacattttacttttttatgttttgtaacaTGAATCCTCGGCCTCATCTGAAGACCCTGTAGGGATGCTTTGTCAGTGGAACCTGAGAACAGAACAGCTCCATTTAGGCAGCAGTTAAGTAGTATTTTAGGTTTGTGACGTGTAACTTCCCATTCTCTAagcaagagaaaaataattaaaaaaaaaacatttctaagagacaaacacaaatccataaacagaaaaaagaacagTGTTGAGGTTTAGCCTTTTGTCTCTCTCTACAGGAATGAGGTGAGGTGGAGAAAACAGAACACCGCTCCCTGCTGGTGAAAGGAGATAACAGCTGGTGCCATTTTTGACCAACAAGATTAGAGGGAGATGTAACACACTCCTTGAGAGCTGGATGGGATGGAGACTTTGTTGGGCACAGGGCAAGGGTACATGTGAAAGTACACATCCTAAAATAAGACTTAAAGTGAGAATAGACTTCTTATGTATGTGTGCAGCCGTGATTAAAAGGCACAATAAACGTGTGTTGCTTTACTAGTTTCCCTTAAATTATCATCAGAGGTCAATTGAGTGTGGGGCTTCGTTTTTTCAGTCTGGGCTCACTTGCTTCAGCCAGATGTTGTAGCGTAACCATTATGgtgctgagagagggagacaataGTGACTGCCTCATTTCAAATGGGAATCAGTCGGCAGCTAAAGTCAGTCAGAGATATGAGATGTTCAGGTCTCAGATGAAAAGGACAGCAGTCATGGTGTGCTGCCTGACGTCCTGTCCCTGAAAGCCTGCCACTATCAATCATGAGGTTCACTGTCCTCAGGTTGTTTGTATGCAGTTTGAGAGTCTTTCAAGCAGCAGGATTACACTGCAAGTAAGTTTTCTTTGTCATAACTGGGATCCGCTTGCTTGACGTTACATAACGCAAAGAAATATATTCATTCTTAACAGATTAACACCCGTCAATAATAGAGCATGGAGCCAAATTTCCCTGTTGTAAATTGTTGAACATTGAATCGTGACTTTGTGCTGATCTTAAACCTCCATCCATCACTTCTAGCTACTCTCATTGATTAAGGAGTAACAAAACTGGAAACAAACCATTGAGGATGAAGACTGAAATCTTCACAATAACATTTGGCATTtggatataaaaacataaataaaaagaaacgtCTCACTACCTTGTGGACAGAATTACTAAACTGCTAAAAGTAAAGCTGTGCCGCTCTAACAGCTCTGGGCgtgcaacaaaatatatatatatattttttaattttgcaaCAACGAAAAATTAAGATTGAGTCTACTATGAAGACAATTCAATAACAACGGAGATTCAAGGTGGCAGTGTAAACAAAGTCTAGTGGTGTCAGTGTTGGGATTCATTTACACAATATCCAGCTCCGATGACATTTCTGCGGCACCCACAGCTGCAGTCTGGCCCAAGCAAACCATAACTATGATGCTACACATGTATAATTGGAATCTGGGAGCAGCATTGCACACGCACTAAGTTAACAGGCAAACCgagtcatttgtttttaactgaCAAGACTCCTTTTGTTTAAATCTACACACTACTTGAGTAAATACCATCACATCTAATAATACtaacaaaaaaaggagaaaaaaaaggaatagaATATGAATAAAAGATCATATTTAATAAAACTATTATGAGAGTAATAATGTTTTTGGTATTGTACAGGGGTTAGTGAACTCTGCTGGGTGCAGCCCTTTGTTAGCAACTACAATATAATGCGACGGTAGAAATAGCCTATGACACTGTCTTTTAAATTTAAGTCGCATCTAGCTTAAAGCAGTCAGGTCACAACACTCACTTCATTTTCATCTGGCAGCATTACAGTATTCCATATTAAGATCTGCAGTTATATTTTCATTCCTTTTTCGGAGGCAAATAACATGAGCATAGATTGCCAAGAGTCCAAATGTAAAGATTGCATCACAACTCTAATCCATCGTTTGTaaggaaaaactgaaatggaCAACTGAAGTCTTTCCAAAAACCCAAATAAGATTTGCCCCTCCTGGCGGTTTCCCCCGAGCCAAATTAATATGCATTCCTCACACCATTGCTCTTTAAGAAAAAGTATCAACCAAAAGCTCTGAGATACAATTCAAACCAAATGAGGGTGGAGAAGAGCTAGAGACAGACAAAGGGGACTGTATTGGCTTTGAGTGTCTAGGTCCTTCCTGCAAATAGTGGGCGCGATTGGGGGTGCGGTGAGAGGGAGGATGTCTGGGTTATGGCGATAGATTGTAAGGACAGGGTTGCGGCGCTGCACTGGTCCCTGTGAAAGTTGCCCTCAATGAACGACGAGGGCCCCGGCAGCGTAACTCACGGAGCTGTCGTCCCAGTTCCTGCACTCGCTCGACTGGGCGTAGTTCAGGAAAGATAAGTTCATTTCTAAACCATTCTTCCTAAGTTCAGCCACCGCCTGCAAAACAGAAACATCCACTTTGTCACGGATTCACACCAGGCAGCACGCCATGCGTGTTCACACACATAAGCAATTACGGCGTGTTCACACACATAAGCAATTACGACAGAGTGTCTAGAAACACATTCCTAAAGTACAATTTTTATACATGACAGTATTGACAAGTAAGAGGCTGCTTTGGTCACTGGCTGGAATCAAGGGTATTACAAAATAATTCTGGGTGTTAATATTCTGCCATTAACAGGATGAAGGGTTAATCAATCTTTAACATGTTAAATACTGATGCACCTAGTGAGTCTCTTTTTCATCGGAACTTACATTTAGCAGCACTCCAATTGGGTGACGCCCACAGATGGTGTTGCGGTACTTCTTCAAGTAGTTGGTGAAAGACACGGGATCCAACTGCTCTATAATGCCCATTCCCTTCACAAGCAGAGGACAAGTGGTACAAAAGTCATTACACATAAAGGCACATTTTAAGACTCTCCAAAGTAgtaatttttaaatcaatgttgatgtaaaaatatatatatacatacacttttttttccccagtgCCATAATATTTGATACAAGGGACACTTGCTTATCATGtttcaattattttattgtatccAAACAAGCTTTCTTATTGATATTATAATAACAGTACTTCCTGTATAACTTATGTTCAACAAAGTCTTATCTAACCATATTTTCTGTGCCCTTCTGCATTTTAAACTTACTGGAACATGATTTATGCATTAAGGTACATTGAAGTATTCAAACTTCCTGTGGTAACAATAATATCTAATTAGTATGCATTTCATCAGCATACATGTggctgaaaataacaaaaactttTGTTTACATATATTATTACACAAGTGACCTCATGTTtaaatcaaatatgtttttaccaTTTTATCAAGATGCTCAATAGACCTGTGGATCTCCCCTTGAGTTTCATCATAGTATAGGTAACGGAACCGTTGACCTTTAAGACAGAAATGGATATCAGGACCAGGCTGGACaataatatgtaatatttaTGACACACAGGGCTGAACGAGATCATGACCTATACTTTTGTTTGACAGAATAGTCTTAGAGAATGAGCATTATTTCCATTATTTCTATTTGTCAGTACCTACCCCAGTGGCAGAAGTCGGAGGAGATGATGAAAAGGTTGGAAGGGTCTGCCAGATACTTGCTGAGCAGCTTCCCATATTCCTGTTCCTTAGATTCACTCAGGGCGCCAACAAGCACAGGGACAATGCTAAACTCGTCCTTGTGGCTGCAACATCAGATTATTACATTCACAACATGAGCACAATAACTGCACCTTGCTGTCAAaattgtgtgaaatgttttgcaATGGAAACAGTCTGCAAGAATACAGTTTGAGCATGCATCAGTAAAAATGATATGTAGAGTACAACCGGCTGCATGACTAACAAGAAGTAATAATGTTTCTCTACAGGTTTTAGGTAAACTTGTATGTTGAGCTAATGCTCGGTTCACTTCATTCTACCTGATCCCTGCTGAACAAAAAAGTTTGTCATTAACTTCTGCCAACCTAACAGAAGGATTACTCTCTATGTGGCCCTGCATCAATTTCATTCTAGTTCACACCATAgagaggttaaaaaaaataaagacagaaataaaataaaaacgaCTGTACTGCATTCTTTCTTATTCAATAATAGTTCATAGCTTTAGTAAAAGTTTCATTCTGTGAGACACTCTACTCTGTAAGCGTATATTGTATCAATTATTTAGTCCAGTGAATGCCACTCCTATATGCATTACCTCTCCATGGCTTTAGCAGTGTAAGGCAAGTGCATTTCAATACTGTGCTCATCTTCATCTGTCTGCAAACTGATCCGTTCAAACAACCCAGTTTTCCAGAGGTCAGCGTAAACTGTGAAAACAGAGGTGagtttcaatttaatttgtgctAGGTCAAGGCCGTGACAActaattaaatcatttttggAGATCCTTTAAAATTAGTGCCGAGCGAACCTCATTGTTGACAAAGCCTTTATCCTAAGAGTTGGGGAAGTGTCTGGTCCCCGGAGGATAATTAAAAGGGTATCACCTCCCAAGACTGTTTGAGGTCTTGGACCTCTATTCGGGCTGAAGACAGGGTCAAACATAGCTctaatatgataataataataaaatgaataataactatatttatattgcacttttCTTAACAATGTTAAAACCACAAGATTAAGAACACAACAAAGCAGTTGATTGAAAGTACATTGGCCAGATAAGAGATGTATAAGCAGTATAgacagtaaataataaaaatacataaaaacttTAGTCTTTTTGACAGCATTTGGGAATGTTTGAATTGCATTCATTTATAAAGTTTTGAGATCTGAGAGAAGCTAGAAAGGTAGTTTGTTTAAGTTTAGTGGGCAGAGTATTCCAAAGTGACGGGCCGCTATTAGATCTGGTTGTATTTTTTACCTgccaaaatcatttaaaaacctaAACTCAATACAACTgtggttgtgttgctctgtcGCATTACTGTTGAAATAGCTTCCAAAATAATTTACCAGTCAGCAACAAACAGCGACATGCAAGTAGCGAAAAAAGTGCATACCCTTCCGGTCGATTCTCATGTCATAAAGAGGAGTTCTATAGATGTCTGCAGGTGTCAGGGCACAGCGGGAGAGGGCCACATGGTGTGAAGGTCCCAGGATGAAGATCCTACGACTGAGGTAGAACAAACCTTAGCCTCACTCTGTTTAGAAATTGCACACTGCCACGAACTATCTCAACTAACATGTGATCATTCtttgggagggagggggtgtaaaatatgaaacagtcatgtaaaaaattaaatagataACTGAAATGTAGATAACTTACGTAACAGAGGGATCAATCTGCTTGTAGGCATGTGCCGCACAAGCACCACAGTACGTGTATCCAGCATGGCTGCAAACCAAAACATGACAAATTACAATGAGATGCCATCACAGATACCACTCGAAATTTTCTTCCAGTTGTCCACAGGTGCTTACGGCGCTATGATGGCTCTAGCAGGTCCAATGGTGGACTCTGCTTGGGACAGCCAGCCCTCGAGTTGTGCATTCAGCTGAGATCCTGAAAAGgtagaatgaaaacaaataaataacggAAATATTACTTTTCTTCAAGTCACTTGGTTGTTGAAGAGAAGACACCAACTAATACTATTTTTTCACTCGCCCAGCAAAACTGACAACAACATTGCGAGCCAGATGAACAACAGAATTGACTGATCAACACAGATAAGACTGGACATCAACAAACAAGAGATTTGAAACCTTCTCTAATAAGGTTGTTGACTGTGCTGGAACACAATGTCCTCTTTCCCTGTGCAGACTACAGTTCATATTTACCTTTGTGTATTGATGCTAACGTCACATGAACATCTATGGAATGTGTGTAATTAAAACTGGTGGAAAAATCAAGCAATCggtttatttttttgaatgagCAAGAAAATCGGGATCAAGGGAGATTAACTCAGCCTTTAGTTAAGCTTATGGACAAATCGGATGTGTCGTTATTAATATAAACGTTGCTGGTGTGTCTGACTGGCGTGTGTGTTCTGTAGAGCTGTTATGAAAAATGCAGTTAGCTAATCTTTACGGGATAAACAGGGAGGCTCGCATGGTTTAACTAGCGGCTAGCAGGGGAAATGGGGGAAGGGGTGCAACATGAACCTTTATTTTTCTGCACTGCCCTACCCGGGCCTTTGTTACATGGCAGGGACTAGTTCTTAATTTAGTCGATGTCATAAGATCAGTGTTATACCTGGAGCTTTAGTTAACACCGTTACTGGCCATTTCTTTGAGGAAATATCTCGTCTAGCCAGAGAGTAGCTAGGCCAGGAAGTTCTGCGGAATTAGCCAAGTTAGCTATTGATGAGCTGACAGGCTTGACAACATATTGAAGATTAAAACGCATTTTGCAGCAAATGTCCATTTGTTTGGAAACATTTCAATCGACCACCCGAGGAAGAAGTGCTGAATTCGCTCAAAGCATTCGTGCAACAAAGGGACAACAGGAGATGAGGCACTCGATGGCAGCTACACGTTAGCTAgcactcttcttttttttttaatcagctgGATTAGGGATACGACCCCAAACGTTAGCAACAACCGTCTGCAATGGCAACCCATGATTTCGACTGTTTTTTATAATCTCATGACACCGACggccacacacagaaaaaaacggACAAACCAAATTCACCACACCGccatgagaaaaacaacaacacccaGCTAGCACATAGCATGCTAACGGTGCTGTGTTGACAGTTACCCGAAGCTGAGTACCAGGTCCCCGCATGAGATGCTTCTCTGCACACCGCTCGGTTGGACATCTTGGATCCCAAGCCGCCTATCTTGGTCTGCTTAACTCTTGTAAAGCGGGACAAAAAAAATTGCCAAAGCCGTGGTTAACTAGtccagaagaaaaaacaaacggCGGCTGGCTCGCTTGGTTGTAAAGACAAAGGGTAGTCAGGCTGGAGCGACAGCTGGGCTAGCAGGCTAACGAGCTCCGTCAGCTGGTCGCCGTGTTGTTGCCGGTTATTGAGTTAGCAGCTAACTGTCCCTAGAATCGACGAGCCTTGTGAAATGTAAAACTCCTAAAGACACAGACTACAACGTTTTTTTAATGAGCTGACAGCGAACAGCAGGGAAGTGTGAAGTGGAAGAGCTGTCACAGTCTGGATATAAGTGAGGGTCACTGGGTTTCCGGTGGAGCAGGTGAGAGGCGTTCCCGACAATCATAGTCACATCAGagcactctgattggctgctggattaaaaaaaacacagagtgatTGGGGGAGATATTAAGAGGGCGTGGCCAAATGCTGGGATGATAGTTATGATATTAAAGGACAGTGACAACAGTTGAGTTCAACTCAGGATCGAACATATGTATTGATCTTGTGAATGGAGGGTCAATGTacacaaatcaacaacaacaacaacaaatccctggatccagggccggccctggcaatgttacacacgcaaactgtcatgcatcccgttcagttcttttttttaaatccattctcAAATTTCGTAATTCATACTTGGCCTCCAGAAAGTTagtacatgtgcacacacaagtGATAGGAATCCGAAGCTGTTTTTCAAGACAAACACCTACACTTTGACAAGtccatgttttattaaaactatttcagataattgaatttctactgatgcatgttgaaatgatttaattctttgctttgggtttttaagctatattaggattaaggtgtaaacagagacagtttctctgtttaaGAAGGAAATTCTCTTCTTCTAATGGTTTATGTACAATCTTCTAATAGACCTGTAGTTTATCTACTTGACGGTTAGTAATGTATGACTAGATGGGCAGTATTTCTACTTGTAGTTGAAACGGTTCACGAGCATGCATCAATTTACAAAATGCAGTGAATGAACAGAAGAGAAATCTAAATCCaatcaatatttggtgtgaCCACTCTTTGCCTTCAAAACAGCATCAATTTGTCTAGGTAGACTTGCTCACAGTTTTTGAAGGAACTCGGCTGGTAGGTTGTTCCAAACATCTTGGAGATCTAACCACAGATGTTCTGTGGATGTAGGCTTCCTCAAatccttctgtctcttcatgaaATCCCAGACAACCTCGATGATGTTGAGATCAGGGCTCTGTGGGGGCCATACCATCACTTCCAGGACTTCTTGCTCTTCTTTACGCCGAAGATAGTTCTTAATGACATTGGCTGTATGTTTGGGGTcgttgtcctgctgcagaataaatTTGGTGCCAATCATACGCCTCCCTGATAGTATTGCATCGTGGATAAATATGCCTGTATTTCTCAGCAATGAGGATACCATTAATCCTGACAAGATCTCCAACTCCATTTGCAGAAATGCAGCCCCAAACTTGCAAGGaacctccaccatgcttcactgttgCCTGCAGACACTCATTATTATACCGCCCTTCAGCCCTTCGCACACAAACTCTGGTTCTTCTACAGccaaatatttcaacttttgaTTCATCAGTGCAGAGCACCTGCTGCTATTGTTCTGCACCCCAGTTCCTATGTTTTCGTGCATAGTTGAGTCGCTTTTGtgaattgatgaaaataaactgttaacACTTCCATTTTTCAAAGCATTCTTAGTTTACAGCATTTTTTCACACCTGCCTTAAAACTTTTGCacagtactgtatatatacataatcaatCAAACAGTTGTAACACTGACATTCTgtgactgttcttcctttttgtggggTTCACCAGAGCATTGTGTACATTATATAGTTCAAACCTGAATGCTCTGCTATAACAAATTGTGAAAAAACGGAAAAtccaaaaaaagtattttctatattttaaataca
The Platichthys flesus chromosome 12, fPlaFle2.1, whole genome shotgun sequence DNA segment above includes these coding regions:
- the memo1 gene encoding protein MEMO1 gives rise to the protein MSNRAVCREASHAGTWYSASGSQLNAQLEGWLSQAESTIGPARAIIAPHAGYTYCGACAAHAYKQIDPSVTRRIFILGPSHHVALSRCALTPADIYRTPLYDMRIDRKVYADLWKTGLFERISLQTDEDEHSIEMHLPYTAKAMESHKDEFSIVPVLVGALSESKEQEYGKLLSKYLADPSNLFIISSDFCHWGQRFRYLYYDETQGEIHRSIEHLDKMGMGIIEQLDPVSFTNYLKKYRNTICGRHPIGVLLNAVAELRKNGLEMNLSFLNYAQSSECRNWDDSSVSYAAGALVVH